The following coding sequences lie in one Nakaseomyces glabratus chromosome K, complete sequence genomic window:
- the SED1 gene encoding Sed1p (CAGL0K10164g~Putative adhesin-like cell wall protein; predicted GPI-anchor) encodes MKFTTAFATLAIASSAVMGQFSNSSIPIDPSTSVPSQNTTTVSSTTTPPTTSSTTTIPAPPPGFNSTTTETEIEVVTAYTTYCPYPTTFTQNGVTYTVTSATTLTITDCPCTITKPKPHPQPQPQPTTKPAPGPEPKPQPQPQPQPSTKPAPKPDTTTTVRQSVAPHPTTILSTQRSSLAAQPTSSQHVIVTQHVNGAANLAASSVMGLAALLALFM; translated from the coding sequence ATGAAGTTTACTACCGCGTTCGCTACTTTGGCTATTGCCTCCTCTGCTGTTATGGGTCAATTCAGTAACAGTTCCATTCCAATTGATCCAAGTACCTCAGTTCCATCTCAAAACACTACCACTGTCTCTTCTACTACCACTCCTCCAACTACCAGCTCCACTACTACCATCCCAGCCCCACCACCAGGTTTCAACTCTACTACTACTGAAACTGAGATCGAAGTTGTTACTGCTTACACCACTTACTGCCCATACCCAACTACCTTCACTCAAAACGGTGTTACTTACACTGTCACTTCTGCTACCACATTGACAATCACTGACTGTCCATGTACCATCACCAAGCCAAAGCCACACCCACAACCACAACCACAACCAACCACCAAGCCAGCTCCTGGTCCAGAACCAAAGCCACAACCACAACCACAACCACAACCAAGCACTAAGCCAGCTCCAAAGCCTGACACTACTACCACCGTCAGACAATCTGTTGCTCCACACCCAACTACTATCCTATCTACCCAACGTTCTTCTCTTGCTGCACAACCAACCTCTTCTCAACATGTTATCGTTACCCAACACGTTAACGGCGCTGCTAACTTGGCCGCTTCTTCCGTCATGGGTTTGGCTGCTTTGTTGGCTTTGTTCATGTAA
- the TFB5 gene encoding TFIIH complex subunit TFB5 (CAGL0K10098g~Ortholog(s) have role in nucleotide-excision repair, phosphorylation of RNA polymerase II C-terminal domain, transcription from RNA polymerase II promoter and core TFIIH complex, cytosol, holo TFIIH complex localization): MVRARRGVLLKCDPSIKALIVQIDSERHDIILEELDETHLLVHPTKVEFIKMELNRLLSKNIYNPLDEEEEEH; encoded by the coding sequence ATGGTACGAGCTAGAAGAGGTGTACTGCTGAAGTGTGATCCTTCAATCAAAGCGCTAATCGTGCAAATCGATTCAGAACGTCATGACATTATACTAGAAGAACTCGATGAAACACACCTGTTAGTACATCCTACAAAAGTTGAATTTATCAAGATGGAACTGAATAGATTGCTGTctaagaatatatataatccattggatgaggaagaagaagagcatTGA
- the PET100 gene encoding Pet100p (CAGL0K10120g~Ortholog(s) have unfolded protein binding activity, role in mitochondrial respiratory chain complex IV assembly and integral component of mitochondrial inner membrane, plasma membrane localization), translating into MKLPFRYTRAQLEIFRFSFCLLAPVAVMYYIGTDTDKKLNVPGFWPDPESLNQIPKEPYEIKAELARMKKERLEKRLKLEKRLKEEFGLDVEAEKAKMREELGLTSKTE; encoded by the coding sequence ATGAAGTTACCATTCAGATACACAAGGGCACAGCTCGAGATATTTAGATTCTCATTTTGTCTTCTGGCTCCTGTGGCGGTGATGTATTACATTGGTACTGATACGGATAAGAAGTTGAATGTACCTGGGTTTTGGCCTGATCCTGAGTCGCTAAATCAAATACCAAAGGAACCATATGAAATTAAGGCAGAGCTTGcgaggatgaagaaggaaaGACTAGAGAAGAGACTAAAACTGGAGAAGAGGTTGAAGGAAGAGTTTGGTTTGGATGTGGAGGCTGAAAAGGCGAAGATGAGAGAAGAGCTGGGTTTGACCAGCAAAACAGAATAA
- the SHU2 gene encoding Shu2p (CAGL0K10142g~Ortholog(s) have role in DNA recombinase assembly, maintenance of rDNA and Shu complex, site of double-strand break localization), which produces MNEDASVINYSEIFSTLVKDDGVDDMVASFLYYMFPRELFIRGLSLLESSDMFIYVFDAMKGESSESEVNTDVDTSVNLSSKENIATSTTATQINAKDNSVDVTKNYLNKLYEDDDLLQYRLIVKSSSSDGIETPVYVDLHNWLCSCEEYTEIMRECLLADKDLVQEFVQLIDDFSCFRDDTFGQIEAHSLSLQKYVNTKKLLCPHLLAYSIILLSSPKVLRHYTVEKPGVIVIPITSIDEWLKLHINVLYSEKK; this is translated from the coding sequence ATGAATGAAGATGCCTCTGTCATAAACTACTCAGAGATATTTAGCACGCTAGTAAAGGATGACGGTGTGGACGACATGGTAGCGTCGTTCTTATATTACATGTTTCCTCGGGAGCTATTTATTCGTGGATTATCTCTTTTAGAGTCATCTGATATGTTTATCTATGTATTTGATGCTATGAAAGGAGAGTCTTCAGAAAGCGAAGTGAACACTGACGTAGATACATCTGTCAACTTAAGCTCGAAGGAAAATATAGCAACATCAACCACCGCGACTCAAATTAACGCCAAAGACAACTCTGTGGATGTTACAAAAAATTACCTGAATAAGCTctatgaagatgatgatttgCTTCAGTATAGACTGATTGTGAAatcgtcatcatcagatGGTATAGAGACCCCAGTTTACGTTGATCTCCACAACTGGCTCTGTTCTTGCGAGGAATATACAGAAATAATGCGCGAGTGCTTACTGGCGGACAAGGATCTAGTACAAGAATTTGTTCAATTGATTGATGACTTTAGTTGTTTTCGTGATGATACATTTGGGCAGATCGAAGCACATAGTTTATCGCTACAAAAATACGTAAACACTAAGAAATTGCTCTGTCCACATTTACTTGCATACTCGATTATTTTGCTATCTTCACCCAAAGTTCTAAGGCACTATACCGTTGAAAAACCTGGCGTCATTGTCATCCCGATTACCAGCATCGACGAATGGTTGAAGTTACACATCAATGTGCTCTACAGTGAGAAGAAATAA